One window of the Mesotoga sp. Brook.08.105.5.1 genome contains the following:
- a CDS encoding glycerol-3-phosphate acyltransferase: protein MEVVYSAIFAYLVGSIPTAFLFGKILYGFDIRKQGTGNMGASNMVAVKGWKIGILTGAIDFMKGMGTILIIKGLSAHWTYQMLFIAASFATIGHMYPIFLKFRGGKGTATLAGGLVGLDYQVALICMVILLAFIAITDYAAPGVIAVSSVMIFLFRIFGYRWGISLLLIPIAVIMIGRNLENIQRILRGEEPGLRAHIRKKKKAIQEET, encoded by the coding sequence ATGGAAGTTGTTTACTCCGCCATCTTCGCTTATCTAGTAGGATCTATTCCAACAGCGTTTCTTTTTGGGAAGATTCTCTATGGGTTTGATATAAGAAAGCAGGGCACAGGAAACATGGGCGCCTCAAATATGGTGGCCGTTAAAGGCTGGAAGATTGGCATACTAACAGGGGCAATTGACTTCATGAAGGGAATGGGCACGATTCTTATAATCAAAGGGCTCTCAGCTCATTGGACATATCAGATGCTCTTCATTGCGGCAAGTTTCGCGACAATCGGCCACATGTATCCCATCTTTCTGAAGTTCAGGGGTGGTAAGGGAACTGCCACATTGGCCGGTGGCCTCGTAGGTCTTGATTACCAGGTCGCGCTGATCTGTATGGTCATACTTCTCGCTTTTATCGCGATTACGGACTACGCAGCTCCGGGTGTTATCGCCGTCTCTTCAGTAATGATCTTCCTTTTCAGAATCTTCGGATACAGATGGGGAATATCTCTTCTGCTGATACCCATTGCAGTGATTATGATAGGCAGAAATCTCGAGAATATCCAAAGGATTTTGCGTGGAGAAGAACCGGGGCTGAGGGCGCACATAAGAAAAAAGAAAAAGGCCATACA